One window of Cygnus olor isolate bCygOlo1 chromosome 28, bCygOlo1.pri.v2, whole genome shotgun sequence genomic DNA carries:
- the LYSMD1 gene encoding lysM and putative peptidoglycan-binding domain-containing protein 1, with the protein MAGPPPARGAAGAREHRLEPGDTLPGLALRYGVTTEQIVRANRLYSSDTIFLKPTLLIPAPARPGGLRRQEEAVGTPAGPGDTAAAPAPSRHDLSATDFLRQLDAEIGRSKAAAAQRLRAGSTGTAEAEGTQPPEAGSPRGPRLGPRPLTRTPRAAALRDAEDEIFTL; encoded by the exons atggcggggccccccccggcgcggggggcggcgggcgcccGGGAGCACCGGCTGGAGCCCGGGGACACGCTGCCGGGGCTGGCGCTGCGCTACGGGGTCACG ACGGAGCAGATCGTGCGCGCCAACCGCCTCTACAGCTCGGACACCATCTTCCTCAAGCCCACCCTCCTCATCCCGGCACCGGcgcggccgggggggctccgccgCCAGGAGGAGGCGGTGGGGACACCGGCGGGCCCTGGGGAcaccgccgccgcccccgccccgtcccgccaCGACCTCTCGGCCACCGACTTCTTGCGGCAGCTCGACGCCGAGATCGGGCGCTCCAAGGCCGCGGCGGCGCAGCGGCTCCGCGCCGGCAGCACCGG CACGGCTGAGGCCGAAGGCACCCAGCCCCCGGAGGCCGGctccccccgcggcccccggctcggcccccggcccctcaccAGGACGCCGCGGGCGGCCGCCCTCCGCGACGCCGAGGACGAGATCTTCACGCTGTGA
- the SCNM1 gene encoding sodium channel modifier 1, whose protein sequence is MSFKRDGDEPGQLAALQKRRVADLLANYIPEDEALLLRSGRYACTVCAHRPVFDTLEVLAVHRAGRKHLGSLQRCYGSERWREDAAQEQRHEELVRVEVAGAQGSPAPLLARTRRIAQSALLKAAPYSSCCRRTGAAGSGARGVRTQPGPSTAQAPSQEDRGAVEATPAALLPGHCSRQAGALKAASTHAGQGRKGKAASSSPPSEPEALSPARRQALERYLQLRSAGWIQDRSGKWVKDENAEFDSDEDEPPALLPA, encoded by the exons ATGTCCTTCAAGCGGGACGGCGACGAGCCCGGGCAGCTGGCGGCGCTGCAG AAACGGCGCGTGGCGGACCTGCTGGCCAACTACATCCCCGAGGATGAGGCGCTGCTGCTGCGGAGCGGGAG GTACGCCTGCACGGTGTGTGCCCACCGGCCCGTCTTCGACACGCTGGAGGTGCTGGCAGTGCACCGGGCTGGCAGGAAGCACCTGGGCA GCCTGCAGCGCTGCTACGGCAGCGAGCGCTGGCGGGAGGACGCTGCGCAGGAGCAGCGGCACGAGGAGCTGGTGCGGGTGGAGGTGGCGGGTGCGCAG ggctccccagcccctttGCTGGCCCGGACAAGGAGGATTGCCCAGAGCGCCCTGCTGAAGGCTGCTCcctacagcagctgctgccggAGGACAGG GGCAGCTGGAAGCGGCGCACGAGGGGTGAGGACCCAGCCGGGGCCGAGCACTGCCCAGGCTCCCTCGCAGGAGGACAGGGGCGCCGTGGAGGCCACCCCTGCggccctgctgccagggcactGCAGCAGGCAAGCAG GTGCGCTGAAGGCAGCTTCCACCCACGCCGGccaaggcagaaaaggaaaagcagcatcgTCATCACCTCCGAGTGAGCCCGAAGCCCTCAGCCCTGCGAGGCGCCAGGCGCTGGAGCGGTACCTGCAGCTGCGGAG CGCCGGCTGGATCCAGGATCGCTCTGGCAAGTGGGTGAAGGATGAGAACGCCGAATTTGACTCCGATGAGGATGAGCCgcctgcactgctgccagcctga